A portion of the Mycolicibacterium gilvum genome contains these proteins:
- a CDS encoding phage holin family protein, giving the protein MKAEPGNSADAPIGELLVQLSTQTSRLVRDEMRLAQKEFADSAKHAGIGAGLISVAGLLAVFGLASLITAAIAALALVLPVWASALIIAAALFIIAGIAGLISKKQLSEASPAPEATIANVKQDLTEVENARHGH; this is encoded by the coding sequence ATGAAGGCGGAACCGGGAAACAGCGCTGACGCCCCGATTGGTGAGCTATTAGTTCAGTTGTCGACGCAGACGTCGCGGCTGGTGCGCGATGAGATGCGGTTGGCGCAAAAGGAATTCGCGGATTCAGCCAAACACGCCGGCATCGGCGCTGGCCTCATCAGTGTCGCCGGACTGTTAGCGGTGTTCGGGTTGGCCAGTCTTATCACCGCGGCGATCGCCGCTCTTGCGCTGGTACTACCGGTCTGGGCGTCAGCATTGATCATCGCTGCGGCTCTGTTCATCATCGCCGGCATCGCGGGTCTTATCAGCAAGAAACAACTCAGTGAAGCCTCCCCCGCCCCGGAGGCGACCATTGCCAATGTCAAACAAGACCTCACCGAAGTGGAGAACGCCCGTCATGGCCACTGA
- a CDS encoding DUF3618 domain-containing protein → MATEQPPSQPPSPDLSGEPGPDASAADIEADIEKTRHELGNTVEALAAKADVKGQAQRKAAEAKARLTDKAVQAREVVAEKASAVQTATQEALTDNTGAVKPTVPVAAIVAASLLIVGILAWRSRR, encoded by the coding sequence ATGGCCACTGAGCAGCCACCGTCGCAACCACCCTCACCCGACCTCTCCGGCGAGCCTGGGCCTGACGCCAGCGCCGCGGACATTGAAGCTGATATCGAGAAAACGCGTCACGAACTCGGCAACACCGTGGAGGCACTGGCCGCGAAAGCGGACGTGAAAGGTCAGGCACAACGCAAGGCTGCCGAGGCGAAAGCCCGACTCACCGACAAAGCTGTGCAGGCCCGCGAAGTGGTCGCCGAAAAGGCCAGTGCCGTGCAAACGGCCACCCAGGAAGCGCTCACCGACAACACCGGAGCGGTGAAACCGACGGTGCCGGTCGCCGCCATCGTGGCTGCAAGCCTGCTCATCGTCGGCATTCTGGCGTGGCGTAGCCGTCGCTAG
- a CDS encoding DUF4235 domain-containing protein, with amino-acid sequence MEKTTSTSAKILYRPVGLLSSVVGGLLAGVIFKQVWQRATPGDKPDPPKALETEYPFKEILLAAAIQGAIFSVVKTVIDRQGARLFERATGEWPGS; translated from the coding sequence GTGGAGAAAACCACGAGTACGTCGGCCAAGATTCTGTATCGACCAGTGGGGCTGCTCAGTTCGGTGGTGGGTGGACTTCTCGCTGGCGTCATCTTCAAACAGGTGTGGCAGCGCGCCACCCCCGGTGACAAACCCGATCCGCCGAAGGCGTTAGAGACCGAGTATCCGTTCAAAGAGATTCTGTTGGCCGCCGCCATCCAAGGCGCTATCTTCTCCGTGGTCAAGACAGTGATCGACCGTCAAGGTGCCCGGCTGTTCGAGAGGGCCACCGGCGAATGGCCCGGCAGTTGA
- a CDS encoding SRPBCC family protein: protein MAIVTGSVEVAAPLSAVYNQWTQFTSFPHFMSGVEQVTQIDDTHTHWVISLGGVTREFDATIVVQHPDQRLAWSSTDGTTHSGVVSFETLDDTHTRVTVEMNWQPAGLIVARH, encoded by the coding sequence ATGGCAATAGTGACGGGTTCAGTCGAGGTGGCCGCACCGCTGTCAGCGGTGTACAACCAGTGGACGCAATTCACGTCTTTCCCCCACTTCATGTCCGGGGTTGAGCAGGTCACCCAGATCGATGACACCCACACCCATTGGGTAATCAGCCTCGGCGGGGTAACCCGCGAATTCGACGCCACCATCGTGGTGCAGCACCCTGATCAACGTCTGGCCTGGAGCAGCACCGACGGAACCACCCACTCCGGAGTAGTCAGCTTCGAGACCCTAGACGACACGCACACCCGGGTCACCGTGGAAATGAATTGGCAGCCCGCCGGTCTGATTGTTGCCCGTCATTGA
- a CDS encoding ExeA family protein, which translates to MSIERLQSHWGFSRMPFGRNLAPSMLHRHPGHSEAIARIGWCVNQCAIGVITGEVGAGKTVAIRAAATALDPARHVIIYLANPTIGVRGMLTHIVAALGHTPVFHTARLAPQAADALAAEHAERGRNPVLVVDEAHLLDNHQLEAIRLLTNHDMDSGSPFAVVLVGQPTLRHRLRLGVLAALDQRIAVRYTLPGMSPADTADYISHHTKIAGRSDTLFAEDAVTLIHNASRGHPRAVNNLALHALTAAFAAGHSIVGEKAARIAISETASD; encoded by the coding sequence ATGAGTATTGAACGGCTGCAATCGCATTGGGGTTTCTCCCGGATGCCGTTCGGGCGGAATCTAGCTCCGTCGATGCTGCACCGCCACCCCGGCCACAGTGAAGCGATCGCCCGCATCGGCTGGTGTGTCAATCAGTGCGCGATCGGGGTCATCACCGGTGAAGTCGGCGCCGGCAAAACCGTGGCCATCCGCGCCGCGGCGACCGCCCTGGACCCCGCCCGGCACGTCATCATCTACCTGGCCAACCCCACCATCGGAGTCCGCGGGATGCTCACCCACATCGTGGCCGCACTCGGACACACCCCGGTCTTTCACACCGCCCGCCTCGCACCCCAGGCCGCGGACGCCCTGGCCGCTGAACACGCCGAACGCGGCCGCAACCCCGTGCTCGTCGTCGATGAAGCCCATCTGCTCGACAACCATCAGCTCGAAGCGATCCGGCTGCTCACGAACCATGACATGGACTCCGGGTCACCGTTCGCGGTGGTGCTGGTCGGCCAACCCACCCTGCGGCACCGGCTACGCCTCGGTGTCCTTGCCGCGTTGGATCAGCGCATCGCCGTGCGCTACACCCTGCCCGGCATGAGTCCAGCTGACACCGCCGACTACATCAGCCATCACACCAAGATCGCCGGCCGCTCCGACACCCTGTTCGCCGAGGATGCCGTCACCCTGATTCACAACGCCTCACGCGGACACCCACGAGCGGTCAACAACCTCGCCTTGCACGCGCTGACGGCTGCGTTCGCGGCCGGTCATTCCATCGTCGGTGAGAAAGCTGCCCGCATCGCCATCAGCGAAACAGCCTCAGACTGA